From the Arthrobacter sp. PM3 genome, one window contains:
- a CDS encoding adenylate kinase has protein sequence MLIIGPPGSGKGTQAERISERLGVVAISTGDIFRANVKGETPLGVEAKKYMDAGDFVPDSVTNKMVRDRLSEDDVEAGFLLDGYPRTTAQVDYLDGILADGDQKLDVVLQLTADDEELVKRLLGRAKETGRSDDNEGVIRHRLDLYHGQTEPVVAKYAERGILTQVDGIGGIDEVTERVMEAIKSAQAA, from the coding sequence ATGTTGATTATCGGACCCCCCGGCTCCGGCAAGGGAACGCAGGCGGAACGCATTTCGGAGCGCCTCGGCGTCGTTGCGATCTCCACCGGCGACATCTTCCGGGCCAACGTCAAGGGCGAGACGCCGCTGGGCGTGGAGGCCAAGAAGTACATGGACGCGGGCGACTTCGTTCCTGACAGCGTGACCAACAAGATGGTCCGTGACCGCCTCAGCGAGGACGACGTCGAGGCAGGCTTCCTGCTCGACGGCTACCCCCGCACCACGGCGCAGGTGGACTACCTCGACGGGATCCTGGCCGACGGCGACCAGAAGCTCGACGTCGTCCTGCAGCTCACCGCCGACGACGAAGAACTGGTCAAGCGGCTTCTGGGCCGTGCCAAGGAGACAGGCCGCAGTGACGATAACGAAGGCGTTATCCGTCACCGTCTGGACCTGTACCACGGGCAGACCGAACCCGTCGTGGCCAAGTACGCCGAGCGCGGCATTCTGACCCAGGTGGACGGCATCGGCGGCATCGATGAAGTCACCGAGCGGGTCATGGAAGCGATCAAGTCGGCCCAGGCCGCCTGA
- the secY gene encoding preprotein translocase subunit SecY: MLSAFGRAFRTPDLRRKLLFTLGIITIFRLGAFIPSPGVSYQNVQQCLQNGQTSGGIYQLVNLFSGGALLQVSIFALGIMPYITASIIVQLLRVVIPRFQQLYEEGASGQSKLTQYTRYLTIALGLLNATTLVSLARSGQLLPNCQLPIIPDDSIVTTVLIIITLTAGTGLIMWMGELVTEKGVGNGMSLLIFTSIAAGFPGSLGAIWKAQGPGTFFLVLIIGLLTVALVVFVEQSQRRIPVQYAKRMIGRRTVGGTSTYIPIKVNMAGVVPVIFASSMLYLPGLIAQFNQPKPGEQMAPWVEWINNNLTKGDHPIYMALYFAMIVFFTYFYVAITFNPEEVSDNMKKYGGFIPGIRAGKPTADYLQYVLSRITLPGAFYLGFVALIPLVALVLINANQNFPFGGTSILIMVGVGLETVKQIDAQLQQRHYEGLLR, translated from the coding sequence TTGCTTAGCGCATTTGGCCGGGCCTTTCGCACGCCTGATCTGCGGCGCAAGTTGTTGTTCACGCTGGGAATCATCACAATCTTCCGCTTGGGTGCCTTCATCCCCTCGCCTGGTGTGAGCTACCAGAATGTCCAGCAGTGCTTGCAGAACGGTCAGACCTCGGGCGGGATCTACCAGCTCGTCAATCTGTTCAGCGGCGGTGCATTGCTGCAGGTGTCCATCTTTGCCCTCGGCATCATGCCTTACATCACGGCGAGCATCATCGTCCAGCTGCTCCGGGTGGTCATTCCCCGCTTCCAGCAGCTGTATGAGGAGGGGGCGTCCGGGCAGTCCAAGCTGACCCAGTACACCCGCTACCTCACGATCGCCCTCGGCCTGCTCAACGCCACGACGCTGGTGTCGCTGGCCCGGTCCGGCCAGCTGCTGCCGAACTGCCAGCTGCCAATCATCCCGGACGATTCAATCGTCACCACGGTGCTGATCATCATCACCCTGACGGCCGGCACCGGCCTGATCATGTGGATGGGCGAGCTCGTCACGGAGAAGGGCGTCGGCAACGGCATGTCCCTGCTGATCTTCACGTCCATCGCTGCCGGCTTCCCCGGCTCGCTCGGTGCGATCTGGAAGGCCCAGGGCCCCGGCACCTTCTTCCTGGTCCTGATCATCGGCCTTCTCACCGTGGCCCTCGTGGTCTTCGTTGAGCAGTCCCAGCGCCGGATCCCGGTGCAGTACGCCAAGCGCATGATCGGCCGCCGCACGGTCGGCGGAACCAGCACCTACATTCCCATCAAGGTGAACATGGCCGGCGTCGTGCCCGTCATCTTTGCCTCCTCGATGCTGTACCTGCCGGGGCTGATCGCACAGTTCAACCAGCCCAAGCCCGGCGAGCAGATGGCCCCCTGGGTCGAGTGGATCAACAACAACCTGACCAAGGGCGACCATCCGATTTATATGGCGCTGTATTTCGCCATGATTGTGTTTTTCACCTACTTCTATGTTGCGATTACTTTCAACCCTGAAGAGGTCTCGGACAACATGAAGAAGTACGGCGGCTTCATTCCGGGCATCCGCGCCGGCAAGCCGACGGCGGACTATCTTCAGTACGTCCTATCCCGGATCACCCTGCCCGGCGCCTTCTACCTTGGCTTCGTGGCACTGATCCCGCTGGTTGCACTGGTACTGATCAACGCCAACCAGAACTTCCCGTTCGGCGGCACCTCGATCCTGATCATGGTGGGCGTCGGTCTGGAGACCGTGAAGCAGATTGATGCGCAACTACAGCAACGTCACTACGAAGGGCTTTTGCGATGA
- the rplO gene encoding 50S ribosomal protein L15 — translation MAEKNTAEKAQGAAEKQNALKVHHLRPAPGAKTAKTRVGRGEASKGKTAGRGTKGTKARYQVKAGFAGGQLPLHMRLPKLRGFKNPFRVEYQVVNLDKLNELFPEGGAVTVENLVEKGAVRKNQPVKVLGTGDITVKVDVTVHAFSASAAEKIAAAGGSTTAL, via the coding sequence ATGGCAGAGAAGAACACCGCCGAAAAGGCACAGGGCGCCGCTGAGAAGCAGAACGCACTGAAGGTTCACCACCTGCGCCCCGCCCCGGGTGCCAAGACCGCCAAGACCCGCGTTGGTCGTGGTGAGGCATCCAAGGGTAAGACCGCTGGCCGCGGTACCAAGGGTACGAAGGCCCGCTACCAGGTCAAGGCTGGCTTTGCCGGCGGCCAGCTGCCGCTGCACATGCGCCTGCCGAAGCTGCGCGGCTTCAAGAACCCGTTCCGGGTTGAGTACCAGGTGGTCAACCTGGACAAGCTCAACGAGCTGTTCCCGGAAGGTGGCGCAGTCACCGTGGAGAACCTGGTCGAAAAGGGTGCCGTTCGCAAGAACCAGCCCGTCAAGGTGCTGGGCACCGGCGACATCACCGTCAAGGTTGACGTCACCGTCCACGCATTCTCGGCCAGTGCCGCAGAAAAGATTGCCGCAGCAGGCGGAAGCACCACCGCCCTCTAA
- the rpmD gene encoding 50S ribosomal protein L30, translated as MAKNLIPSDAQLEITQIKSAIGGKQNQRDTLRSLGLKRIGHTVVRTADAVTVGMLNTVPHLVKVEEAK; from the coding sequence ATGGCCAAGAACCTGATTCCTTCCGACGCTCAGTTGGAAATCACTCAGATCAAGTCCGCCATTGGCGGCAAGCAGAACCAGCGCGACACCCTGCGGTCCCTCGGCCTGAAGCGGATCGGACACACCGTTGTCCGCACCGCCGACGCCGTGACCGTCGGAATGCTCAACACGGTTCCGCACCTGGTAAAGGTAGAGGAGGCGAAGTAA
- the rpsE gene encoding 30S ribosomal protein S5 → MTEAVAAPATETAAPATTDDRRGGARRGERGDRGQGRGDRGGRGGRDGGREAEKSQFVERVVTINRVSKVVKGGRRFSFTALVVVGDGNGLVGVGYGKAKEVPAAIAKGVEEAKKSFFRVPRVGSTIPHRVQGEAAAGVVMLRPASAGTGVIAGGPVRAVLECVGIHDILSKSLGSSNAINIVHATVDALKRLEEPAAVAARRGLPLDEIAPPALVKALLNQKAGV, encoded by the coding sequence GTGACTGAAGCTGTAGCTGCTCCGGCAACTGAGACCGCTGCGCCTGCGACCACCGATGACCGCCGTGGTGGCGCTCGTCGTGGTGAGCGCGGCGACCGCGGCCAGGGCCGTGGCGACCGTGGCGGCCGTGGTGGCCGTGACGGCGGCCGCGAAGCCGAAAAGAGCCAGTTCGTAGAGCGCGTCGTAACCATCAACCGCGTTTCCAAGGTCGTCAAGGGTGGTCGTCGCTTCAGCTTCACCGCCCTCGTCGTCGTCGGTGACGGCAACGGCTTGGTCGGCGTCGGCTACGGCAAGGCTAAGGAAGTTCCCGCCGCCATCGCGAAGGGCGTTGAAGAGGCCAAGAAGTCCTTCTTCCGCGTTCCCCGCGTCGGCAGCACCATCCCGCACCGCGTTCAGGGTGAGGCCGCCGCAGGCGTCGTCATGCTGCGTCCGGCTTCCGCCGGTACCGGTGTTATCGCCGGTGGTCCGGTCCGTGCAGTACTGGAGTGCGTGGGCATCCACGACATCCTCTCCAAGTCGCTCGGTTCCTCCAACGCCATCAACATCGTTCACGCGACCGTTGATGCCCTCAAGCGCCTCGAAGAGCCGGCAGCAGTGGCAGCACGCCGCGGCCTGCCCCTCGACGAGATCGCTCCGCCGGCACTGGTGAAGGCTCTCTTGAACCAGAAGGCAGGTGTCTGA
- the rplR gene encoding 50S ribosomal protein L18, translating to MAIAINKKRTNKSKSAQRSRRQLRIRKRISGTAVRPRLVVNRSARHVFVQVVDDTKGVTVASASTLEADLRAFEGDKTAKAKRVGELVAERAKAAGIEAVVFDRGGNKYHGRIAAVADGAREGGLAL from the coding sequence ATGGCGATCGCAATTAACAAGAAGCGTACGAACAAGAGCAAGTCTGCCCAGCGCAGCCGCCGCCAGCTTCGTATCCGCAAGCGCATCTCCGGTACGGCTGTACGTCCGCGTCTGGTCGTCAACCGCTCCGCACGTCACGTATTCGTCCAGGTTGTCGATGACACCAAGGGCGTGACCGTGGCAAGCGCCTCCACGCTGGAAGCAGACCTTCGTGCATTCGAAGGCGACAAGACCGCCAAGGCCAAGCGCGTTGGCGAACTGGTCGCCGAGCGTGCCAAGGCTGCCGGCATCGAAGCAGTTGTCTTCGACCGCGGTGGTAACAAGTACCACGGCCGGATCGCCGCCGTCGCCGACGGCGCACGTGAAGGTGGGCTGGCACTGTGA
- the rplF gene encoding 50S ribosomal protein L6 codes for MSRIGRLPITVPAGVEVKVDGSVVSVKGSKGELSHTVASPIEVSLEDGTLTVARPNDERASRSLHGLTRTLIANMIQGVTAGYEKKLEIVGTGYRVQAKGADLEFALGFSHPVNIAAPNGITFAVESPTKLSVSGISKQQVGEVAANIRKLRKPDPYKGKGIRYAGEVIRRKVGKAGK; via the coding sequence ATGTCACGTATTGGACGTCTCCCCATCACCGTTCCTGCCGGCGTTGAGGTCAAGGTTGACGGCTCTGTCGTCAGCGTCAAGGGTTCCAAAGGCGAGCTGAGCCACACTGTGGCCAGCCCGATCGAGGTTTCCCTGGAAGATGGCACCCTGACTGTCGCCCGCCCGAACGACGAGCGCGCCTCACGTTCGCTGCACGGCCTGACCCGCACCCTGATCGCCAACATGATCCAGGGCGTTACCGCAGGCTACGAGAAGAAGCTTGAGATTGTCGGTACCGGTTACCGCGTCCAGGCCAAGGGCGCTGACCTGGAGTTCGCTCTGGGCTTCAGCCACCCGGTCAACATCGCTGCACCGAACGGCATCACCTTTGCAGTTGAGTCCCCGACGAAGCTCTCTGTTTCTGGTATCTCCAAGCAGCAGGTCGGCGAGGTTGCTGCCAACATTCGCAAGCTGCGGAAGCCGGACCCCTACAAGGGCAAGGGCATCCGTTACGCCGGCGAAGTCATCCGCCGCAAGGTCGGAAAGGCTGGTAAGTAA
- the rpsH gene encoding 30S ribosomal protein S8 produces MTMTDPVADMLTRLRNANSAYHDTVSMPYSKLKARVADILKAEGFIASWKEEDAEVGKKLTIELKFGPNRERSIAGVRRISKPGLRVYAKSTNLPHVLGGLGVAILSTSSGLLTDKQAGKKGVGGEVLAYVW; encoded by the coding sequence ATGACTATGACAGATCCTGTCGCAGATATGCTTACGCGTCTGCGCAACGCTAACTCGGCATACCACGACACCGTGAGCATGCCGTACAGCAAGCTCAAGGCACGCGTCGCCGACATCCTGAAGGCTGAAGGCTTCATCGCCTCCTGGAAGGAAGAAGACGCGGAGGTCGGCAAGAAGCTGACCATCGAGCTCAAGTTCGGTCCGAACCGCGAGCGTTCCATCGCTGGCGTTCGTCGTATTTCCAAGCCGGGGCTGCGCGTTTACGCAAAGTCCACCAACCTGCCGCACGTGCTGGGTGGCCTGGGTGTCGCAATCCTGTCCACCTCTTCCGGCCTCCTGACTGACAAGCAGGCCGGCAAGAAGGGCGTGGGCGGCGAAGTCCTCGCTTACGTCTGGTAA
- the rplE gene encoding 50S ribosomal protein L5 — protein MTETLETPAGKIVPRLKTKYADSIKNTLTEEFKYQNVNQVPRLVKVVVNMGVGDAAKDSKLIDGAVRDLTLITGQKPQVTKARKSIAQFKLREGMPIGAHATLRGDRMWEFLDRLVTLALPRIRDFRGLSGKQFDGNGNYTFGLTEQVMFHEIDQDSIDRVRGMDITVVTTAKTDDEGRALLKALGFPFKTED, from the coding sequence ATGACTGAGACTCTCGAGACTCCGGCAGGCAAGATCGTTCCTCGTCTGAAGACCAAGTACGCCGATTCCATCAAGAACACGCTGACTGAGGAATTCAAGTACCAGAACGTCAACCAGGTTCCCCGCCTGGTCAAGGTCGTTGTGAACATGGGTGTTGGAGATGCCGCCAAGGACTCCAAGCTGATCGACGGCGCTGTCCGCGACCTGACCCTGATCACCGGCCAGAAGCCGCAGGTAACCAAGGCCCGCAAGTCGATCGCTCAGTTCAAGCTGCGCGAAGGCATGCCGATCGGCGCCCACGCAACCCTGCGTGGCGACCGCATGTGGGAATTCCTGGACCGTCTGGTGACGCTGGCACTGCCGCGTATCCGCGACTTCCGTGGCCTCAGCGGCAAGCAGTTCGACGGCAACGGCAACTACACCTTCGGTCTGACCGAGCAGGTTATGTTCCACGAAATCGACCAGGATTCCATCGACCGCGTCCGCGGCATGGACATCACTGTCGTGACCACTGCCAAGACTGACGACGAAGGCCGTGCGCTGCTCAAGGCGCTGGGCTTCCCGTTCAAGACCGAAGACTAA
- the rplX gene encoding 50S ribosomal protein L24, whose translation MAKIKKGDLVQVITGAKAERGGDRGKQGKVLRVFPETNRVLVEGINRVTKHTKVGQSQRGTKTGGIEVVEASIHISNVALVDPSTKKPTRVGFRTETVERDGVKREVRVRVAKSSGKDI comes from the coding sequence ATGGCTAAGATCAAGAAGGGTGACCTGGTTCAGGTCATCACTGGCGCCAAGGCTGAGCGCGGCGGCGACCGTGGCAAGCAGGGCAAGGTCCTGCGCGTGTTCCCCGAGACCAACCGCGTGCTGGTCGAAGGCATCAACCGCGTCACCAAGCACACCAAGGTCGGTCAGTCGCAGCGCGGCACCAAGACCGGTGGCATCGAGGTCGTCGAGGCTTCAATCCACATCTCCAACGTGGCTCTGGTTGACCCGTCCACGAAGAAGCCCACCCGCGTCGGTTTCCGCACCGAGACCGTTGAGCGCGATGGCGTGAAGCGCGAAGTGCGCGTCCGCGTGGCCAAGAGCTCCGGGAAGGACATCTAA
- the rplN gene encoding 50S ribosomal protein L14, giving the protein MIQQESRLKVADNTGAKEILTIRVLGGSGRRYAGIGDVIVATVKDAIPGGNVKKGDVVKAVIVRTKKERRRADGSYIKFDENAAVILKNDGDPRGTRIFGPVGRELRDKKFMKIVSLAPEVL; this is encoded by the coding sequence GTGATTCAGCAGGAGTCGCGACTCAAGGTCGCCGACAACACGGGTGCTAAGGAAATCCTTACCATCCGCGTTCTCGGTGGATCCGGCCGTCGCTACGCAGGCATTGGCGACGTGATCGTCGCTACCGTCAAGGATGCAATCCCGGGCGGCAACGTAAAGAAGGGCGACGTCGTCAAGGCTGTCATCGTCCGTACCAAGAAGGAACGCCGCCGTGCGGATGGTTCCTACATCAAGTTTGACGAGAACGCAGCCGTCATCCTGAAGAACGACGGTGACCCCCGCGGTACCCGTATCTTCGGACCGGTTGGCCGTGAACTTCGCGACAAGAAGTTCATGAAGATCGTTTCTCTGGCTCCGGAGGTGCTCTAG
- the rpsQ gene encoding 30S ribosomal protein S17: MTEKDENVTETVSDAAKADERGYRKTKRGYVVSDKMEKTIVVQVEDRVKHALYGKVIRRNAKIKAHDEENSAGIGDLVLLAETRPLSATKRWRLVEILEKAK, translated from the coding sequence GTGACTGAAAAGGACGAGAACGTGACGGAAACTGTTTCCGACGCAGCCAAGGCTGACGAGCGCGGTTACCGTAAGACGAAGCGCGGCTACGTCGTCTCGGACAAGATGGAGAAGACCATCGTTGTCCAGGTCGAAGACCGCGTGAAGCACGCCCTCTACGGCAAGGTCATCCGCCGTAACGCCAAGATCAAGGCTCACGACGAAGAGAACAGCGCCGGCATCGGCGACCTCGTGCTCCTCGCCGAGACCCGCCCGCTGTCCGCTACCAAGCGGTGGCGCCTGGTGGAGATCCTCGAGAAGGCCAAGTAA
- the rpmC gene encoding 50S ribosomal protein L29, translating to MAVGSKDLAPAQLDGFDNERLVEELRKSKEELFNLRFQSATGQLENHGRLRAVKKDIARIYTVLRERELGIRAEVAAPVVEAKEEKKSKKAATKKAEKAEPVETEEDAK from the coding sequence ATGGCAGTAGGGTCGAAGGATCTCGCACCCGCACAGCTGGACGGTTTCGACAACGAGCGTCTCGTTGAAGAACTCCGCAAGTCCAAGGAAGAGCTGTTCAACCTGCGTTTCCAGTCCGCCACCGGCCAGCTGGAGAACCACGGTCGCCTGCGCGCGGTAAAGAAGGACATCGCACGCATCTACACCGTTCTCCGCGAACGCGAGCTGGGCATTCGTGCCGAGGTTGCCGCACCGGTTGTGGAAGCCAAGGAAGAGAAGAAGTCCAAGAAGGCTGCAACCAAGAAGGCCGAAAAGGCTGAGCCGGTTGAAACCGAGGAGGACGCAAAGTGA
- the rplP gene encoding 50S ribosomal protein L16, producing MLIPRRVKHRKQHHPGRSGAATGGTQVSFGEWGIQALSPAYVTNRQIESARIAMTRHIKRGGKVWINIYPDRPLTKKPAETRMGSGKGSPEWWVSNVKPGRVLFELSGVNEEVAREALRLAIHKLPLKARIVRREGGE from the coding sequence ATGCTTATCCCACGTCGAGTCAAGCACCGCAAGCAGCACCACCCGGGTCGTTCCGGCGCTGCAACGGGCGGCACCCAGGTCTCCTTCGGTGAGTGGGGCATCCAGGCTCTGAGCCCGGCCTACGTCACGAACCGTCAGATCGAGTCTGCCCGTATCGCGATGACCCGCCACATCAAGCGTGGCGGTAAGGTCTGGATCAACATTTACCCGGACCGTCCGCTGACCAAGAAGCCGGCCGAAACCCGTATGGGTTCCGGTAAGGGTTCGCCGGAATGGTGGGTCTCAAACGTCAAGCCGGGCCGGGTTCTTTTCGAACTCTCCGGTGTTAATGAAGAGGTAGCTCGCGAGGCCCTGCGCCTGGCAATCCACAAGCTGCCGTTGAAGGCACGCATTGTGCGTCGCGAAGGTGGTGAGTAG
- the rpsC gene encoding 30S ribosomal protein S3, which produces MGQKVNPHGFRLGITTDHVSHWFADSTKSGQRYKDFVREDIRIRQLMSTGMERAGIAKVEIERTRDRVRVDIHTARPGIVIGRRGAEADRIRGELEKLTGKQVQLNILEVKNPEMEAQLVAQGVAEQLTSRVAFRRAMKKAMQSAQRAGAKGIRIACSGRLGGAEMSRSEFYREGRVPLHTLRANIDYGFYEAKTTFGRIGVKVWIYKGDVTAKELAQQAAAAPSRGRAGDRPGRPGGADRGDRRRRNDRPAAEAAPAAAEAPAAEAAPAAVEGGQA; this is translated from the coding sequence GTGGGACAGAAAGTAAACCCGCACGGGTTCCGACTCGGCATCACCACCGATCACGTATCGCACTGGTTTGCTGACAGCACCAAGTCGGGCCAGCGCTACAAGGACTTCGTCCGCGAAGACATCCGCATCCGCCAGCTCATGTCCACGGGCATGGAGCGCGCCGGCATCGCCAAGGTTGAGATCGAGCGCACCCGCGACCGCGTCCGCGTGGACATCCACACGGCACGTCCGGGTATCGTTATCGGCCGCCGCGGCGCCGAGGCCGACCGCATCCGCGGCGAGCTCGAAAAGCTCACCGGCAAGCAGGTCCAGCTGAACATCCTCGAGGTCAAGAACCCCGAGATGGAAGCCCAGCTTGTTGCCCAGGGCGTTGCCGAGCAGCTGACTTCCCGCGTGGCATTCCGCCGCGCGATGAAGAAGGCCATGCAGTCCGCACAGCGTGCCGGTGCCAAGGGTATCCGTATCGCTTGCTCGGGCCGTCTGGGTGGCGCTGAAATGTCCCGCTCGGAGTTCTACCGCGAAGGCCGTGTGCCCCTGCACACCCTCCGCGCGAACATCGACTACGGCTTCTACGAGGCCAAGACCACCTTCGGCCGCATCGGCGTGAAGGTCTGGATCTACAAGGGCGACGTCACCGCCAAGGAACTGGCTCAGCAGGCTGCTGCTGCTCCGTCCCGCGGCCGTGCCGGCGACCGCCCGGGCCGCCCGGGTGGCGCCGACCGTGGTGACCGCCGTCGTCGTAACGACCGCCCGGCAGCTGAGGCAGCACCCGCTGCAGCCGAAGCTCCGGCAGCTGAGGCGGCTCCTGCCGCTGTAGAAGGAGGACAGGCTTAA
- the rplV gene encoding 50S ribosomal protein L22 produces MEAKAIARHIRVTPMKARRVVNLVRGKQANEALAILKFAPQAASEPVFKVVQSAISNARVLADRDGVAFDEGDLIISEAFVDEGPTMKRFQPRAQGRAFQIKKRTSHITVVVATPEKEEAR; encoded by the coding sequence ATGGAAGCCAAGGCAATTGCGCGTCACATCCGCGTAACGCCTATGAAGGCCCGGCGCGTCGTCAACCTTGTTCGTGGAAAGCAAGCGAATGAGGCTCTGGCAATTCTGAAGTTTGCCCCCCAGGCAGCTTCGGAGCCGGTATTCAAGGTAGTTCAGTCGGCAATCTCCAACGCCCGGGTCCTCGCGGACCGCGACGGCGTGGCGTTTGACGAAGGTGACCTCATCATCAGCGAAGCGTTTGTTGATGAAGGCCCGACCATGAAGCGGTTCCAGCCGCGCGCTCAGGGTCGTGCATTTCAGATCAAGAAGCGCACGAGCCACATCACCGTGGTAGTCGCTACCCCGGAGAAAGAGGAGGCTCGCTAA
- the rpsS gene encoding 30S ribosomal protein S19 — protein sequence MPRSLKKGPFVDQHLFVKVARENEKGTHNVIKTWSRRSMIVPDMLGHTIAVHDGRKHIPVFVTESMVGHKLGEFAPTRTFRGHVKDDRKGKRR from the coding sequence ATGCCACGCAGCCTGAAAAAAGGTCCTTTCGTTGACCAGCACCTCTTTGTGAAGGTAGCCAGGGAAAACGAAAAGGGCACCCACAACGTCATCAAGACCTGGTCCCGCCGTTCGATGATCGTCCCCGACATGCTCGGCCACACGATCGCCGTGCACGACGGACGCAAGCACATCCCGGTGTTTGTCACTGAGTCGATGGTCGGGCACAAGCTCGGCGAATTCGCTCCCACGCGGACTTTCCGCGGCCATGTCAAGGACGACCGTAAGGGCAAGCGCCGCTAG
- the rplB gene encoding 50S ribosomal protein L2, giving the protein MGIRKYKPTTPGRRGSSVADFTEITRSTPEKSLVRPLPKKGGRNNTGKITTRHKGGGHKRQYRLIDFRRHDKDGVNARVAEIEYDPNRTARIALLHYVDGTKRYIIAPNKLSQGDFVEAGADADIKPGNNLPLRNIPVGTVIHAVELRPGGGAKMARSAGASVQLVAKEGRFAQLRLPSGEIRNVDVRCRATVGEVGNAEQSNINWGKAGRMRWKGVRPTVRGVAMNPVDHPHGGGEGKTSGGRHPVNPNGKPEGRTRRPNKESDKLIVRRRRTGKNKR; this is encoded by the coding sequence ATGGGAATCCGTAAATACAAGCCGACTACCCCGGGCCGTCGTGGCTCGAGCGTAGCGGACTTCACTGAAATCACGCGGTCGACGCCGGAAAAGTCGTTGGTTCGTCCCCTCCCGAAAAAGGGTGGCCGTAACAACACCGGTAAGATCACGACCCGTCACAAGGGTGGTGGACACAAGCGCCAGTACCGTCTGATCGACTTCCGTCGCCACGACAAGGACGGCGTCAACGCCCGCGTTGCCGAAATCGAGTACGACCCCAACCGTACGGCTCGTATCGCCCTGCTGCACTACGTTGATGGCACCAAGCGTTACATCATCGCCCCGAACAAGCTGTCCCAGGGCGACTTCGTAGAGGCCGGCGCCGACGCTGACATCAAGCCCGGCAACAACCTGCCCCTGCGCAACATCCCCGTCGGTACCGTTATCCACGCAGTCGAACTGCGCCCGGGTGGCGGCGCCAAGATGGCCCGTTCCGCCGGTGCTTCGGTTCAGCTCGTCGCCAAGGAAGGCCGCTTCGCCCAGTTGCGTCTGCCCTCCGGCGAAATCCGCAACGTTGACGTGCGCTGCCGCGCAACCGTCGGCGAGGTCGGCAACGCCGAGCAGTCGAACATCAACTGGGGCAAGGCCGGCCGTATGCGGTGGAAGGGCGTTCGCCCGACCGTCCGTGGTGTCGCCATGAACCCGGTTGACCACCCGCACGGTGGTGGTGAAGGTAAGACCTCCGGTGGTCGTCACCCGGTCAACCCCAACGGTAAGCCTGAAGGCCGTACCCGCCGCCCCAACAAAGAGAGCGACAAGCTTATTGTTCGTCGCCGTCGTACTGGCAAGAACAAGCGATAG
- the rplW gene encoding 50S ribosomal protein L23: MSAATIKDPRDVVLAPVVSEKSYGLIDEGKYTFLVDPRSNKTEIKLAVEKIFSVKVESINTINRAGKRKRTKFGWGTRKNTKRAIVSLKEGTIDIFGGPLS, from the coding sequence GTGAGCGCAGCCACCATCAAAGACCCGCGCGACGTCGTGCTTGCACCCGTCGTCTCGGAAAAGAGCTACGGCCTGATCGACGAGGGCAAGTACACCTTCCTGGTGGACCCCCGCTCGAACAAGACCGAGATCAAGCTGGCCGTGGAGAAGATCTTCTCCGTCAAGGTCGAATCGATCAACACCATCAACCGTGCCGGTAAGCGCAAGCGGACCAAATTCGGCTGGGGCACCCGCAAGAACACCAAGCGTGCCATTGTGAGCCTCAAAGAAGGCACTATCGACATCTTCGGCGGTCCGCTTTCCTAA